The proteins below come from a single Cannabis sativa cultivar Pink pepper isolate KNU-18-1 chromosome 3, ASM2916894v1, whole genome shotgun sequence genomic window:
- the LOC133036309 gene encoding putative disease resistance RPP13-like protein 1 produces the protein MAVDLVAGALLCASLDVLFERLASEEIPRLFQGKKVIVEKLDELNTVLLSANVLLNDAEEKQLRNDEVRKWLFKLQDVIYQVDDLLDRIDYEALRSKLEDDHQSSSSSAGKVLMNFIKSPFLSAFDKSVKLDSMEILRKLKILVDQKDTLGLRELGALNKPSPRPLAPLMEESDVYGRDVEKEAIVDMLLRDDVDGGNKISVIPIVGMGGVGKTTLAQLVYDDERVQSHFELKV, from the coding sequence ATGGCAGTTGATCTTGTGGCTGGTGCTTTGCTTTGTGCTTCCCTTGATGTTTTGTTTGAACGATTGGCTTCTGAGGAGATACCCCGGCTGTTCCAGGGGAAGAAAGTGATTGTGGAGAAGCTAGATGAGTTGAACACTGTGTTGCTATCAGCTAATGTACTGCTCAATGATGCTGAGGAGAAGCAACTTCGAAACGATGAGGTTAGGAAGTGGTTGTTCAAGCTTCAAGATGTCATCTATCAAGTTGATGACTTGCTCGATAGGATTGACTATGAAGCTCTGAGATCCAAGCTTGAAGATGATCATCAGTCTAGCAGCAGCAGTGCCGGTAAGGTACTCATGAACTTCATTAAGTCACCTTTCTTGTCCGCATTTGATAAATCTGTTAAGCTTGATTCCATGGAGATCCTTCGAAAGCTGAAGATTCTGGTTGATCAAAAGGATACTCTTGGCCTAAGAGAATTAGGTGCACTCAACAAACCTTCACCAAGGCCACTTGCTCCTCTAATGGAAGAATCTGATGTGTATGGGAGGGATGTTGAAAAAGAAGCCATTGTTGATATGTTGCTAAGAGATGATGTTGATGGTGGTAATAAGATTTCTGTGATCCCGATTGTAGGGATGGGTGGGGTGGGAAAAACCACTCTTGCACAATTGGTTTACGATGATGAAAGAGTTCAAAGTCATTTTGAGCTAAAAGTATGA
- the LOC115709331 gene encoding putative disease resistance RPP13-like protein 1 → MVTSLIFAIIGHKEDKDNVFFLFHTIICYQHGNKRKRGLISHKKNTPTAVVIKECAIAFYSPSLQVVIMAAELVASALLSASLQVLFERLASEEIPRLFQGKKVILDQLDELNTVLISANVLLNDAEEKQLRNDEVRKWLFKLQDVIYQADDLLDRIDYEALRSKLEDDDQSSSSSASKVFSQLKSLSLFMSEFDKSVKLDSMEILRKLKILVDQKDALGLRELGALNKPSPRPLAPLVEESDVYGRDAEKQLIVDLLLTDDVDGGNTISVIPIVGMGGVGKTTLAQLVYDDGRVQSHFELKVWVTVSDEFNISKITKEIYEGVSGNKCDTQSSDELIRRRLKEALKGKKFLFVHDDVWNESYSLWDTLKSSFESGANGSKIVVTTRSTIVASTMATGQIHHLPTLLNEDCWQLFVKHAFGSKIDLNDYKELQVIGRKIVEKCKGLPLAVKSLGGLLRSEQNAKKWEDILNSDTWEELYKKEGSILPALWLSYRHLPTHLKQCFAYCSIFPKDYEFEREKLILLWMAEGFLPMDTRSKKMEEFGKEYFEDLLSRSFFQQSSSKTESLLQMHDLVHDLAIFVSNDFCSRLDISDSFSTMIRRLSCKGSTCDLNKHINLSKATSLRTFIALPSKSPYEEVSPNYSVMPTKGSCLRVLSLSRTTLKKLPDSIGILIHLRYLDLSFTEIEVLQDSICSLYNLQTLLLSRCKKLSQLPKNMGRLINLRYLDIDRVPLKEMPQQINQMKSLNFLPKVVLSDKYKDDGFKITELAEAEYVRERLCISGLENIEDAMEASKANLNNKKDLKKLTLRWNNDVVGVDSSQKELDVLDALRPHTNLTCLVIKGYRGTTFSNWIIDYAFSNLVSISLKDCKSCFFLPPLGRLASLKDLTIEGCDSVLSIGDEIDKSCPQFICLESLTIKNMLMWKEWSFCTKDILGEGQTFPLLKELDLSGCPKLNVGLPCYLPSLEDLHIKDCEEMEVLLPRTTQQTLTAPPFLAFVFISNCPVLESLLDWGSHPKVENICLWNTRSLFENRSKWELQRLPCLKMVNIVGWEEKSFPEEGLLPITLDKIVIQNCSNLESLNGKAFQQLTSLTYLYINNCERLQCLPEEGLPNSLSDLEIWDCPLVKQRCEKGGEDWPKIQHIAKVELELTKQKGNCLLVW, encoded by the coding sequence ATGGTCACTAGTTTGATTTTTGCAATAATTGGTCACAAAGAAGATAAAGACAATGTATTTTTTCTCTTTCACACTATTATATGTTATCAGCAtggaaataaaagaaaaagaggtcTCATTAGTCATAAGAAGAATACACCAACTGCAGTAGTAATTAAAGAGTGTGCTATAGCTTTTTATTCTCCTTCACTTCAGGTTGTGATCATGGCAGCCGAACTGGTAGCTAGTGCTTTGCTTTCTGCTTCACTTCAAGTTTTGTTTGAACGATTGGCCTCTGAGGAGATACCCCGGCTATTCCAGGGAAAGAAAGTGATATTGGATCAGCTAGATGAGTTGAACACTGTGTTGATATCAGCTAATGTGCTGCTCAATGATGCTGAGGAGAAGCAACTTCGAAACGATGAGGTTAGGAAGTGGCTGTTCAAGCTTCAAGATGTCATCTATCAAGCTGATGACTTGCTCGATAGGATTGACTATGAAGCTCTAAGATCCAAGCTTGAAGATGATGATCAGTCTAGCAGCAGTAGTGCCAGCAAGGTATTTAGCCAGCTGAAATCTTTGTCATTATTCATGTCTGAATTTGATAAATCTGTTAAGCTTGATTCCATGGAGATCCTCCGTAAGCTGAAGATTCTGGTTGATCAAAAGGATGCTCTTGGCCTAAGAGAATTAGGTGCACTCAACAAACCTTCACCAAGGCCGCTTGCTCCTCTGGTGGAGGAATCTGATGTTTATGGGAGGGATGCTGAAAAACAACTCATTGTTGATCTGTTGCTAACAGATGATGTTGATGGTGGTAATACGATTTCTGTGATTCCGATTGTCGGAATGGGTGGGGTGGGCAAAACCACTCTTGCTCAACTTGTTTATGACGATGGAAGGGTTCAAAGTCATTTTGAGCTAAAAGTATGGGTTACTGTGTCAGATGAGTTTAATATTTCAAAGATAACAAAAGAGATCTATGAAGGGGTCAGTGGCAACAAATGCGATACTCAGAGCTCAGACGAACTGATTAGAAGGAGATTGAAGGAAGCATTGAAGGGGAAGAAGTTTCTCTTTGTCCACGATGATGTTTGGAACGAGTCTTATTCTTTGTGGGACACTTTGAAGAGTTCTTTCGAGTCTGGAGCAAATGGAAGTAAAATTGTAGTGACTACCCGAAGCACAATTGTGGCCTCTACTATGGCAACTGGGCAGATTCATCATCTACCAACTTTGTTGAATGAAGATTGCTGGCAATTATTTGTCAAACATGCTTTTGGTAGTAAAATTGATCTCAATGACTACAAAGAACTACAAGTAATTGGCCGGAAAATAGTTGAAAAGTGCAAAGGCCTTCCCTTAGCAGTAAAATCTTTAGGTGGATTGCTACGTTCTGAACAAAATGCCAAGAAATGGGAGGACATACTTAATAGTGACACATGGGAGGAGTTGTACAAGAAGGAGGGTTCCATTCTTCCAGCATTATGGTTGAGCTATCGCCACTTACCTACACATCTCAAGCAATGTTTTGCGTATTGTTCCATATTTCCCAAAGATTATGAATTCGAAAGAGaaaaattgattttgttatgGATGGCTGAAGGGTTTCTGCCAATGGACACAAGAAGTAAAAAGATGGAGGAATTTGGAAAGGAATACTTTGAAGATCTTCTATCAAGGTCATTCTTTCAACAGTCAAGTAGTAAGACTGAATCCCTTCTCCAAATGCATGACCTTGTACATGATTTggccatatttgtttcaaatgATTTTTGTTCGAGATTAGACATCAGTGATAGCTTTTCAACAATGATTCGGCGTCTGTCATGTAAGGGAAGCACTTGTGACCTTAACAAGCATATCAATTTGAGTAAAGCTACGTCTTTGCGTACCTTCATTGCATTGCCATCAAAGTCTCCATATGAAGAAGTCTCTCCAAACTACTCAGTCATGCCTACAAAGGGAAGTTGTTTAAGAGTACTTTCTTTAAGCCGGACTACTCTTAAGAAGTTGCCTGATTCAATTGGCATTCTAATACATTTAAGGTACCTAGATTTGTCTTTTACTGAAATTGAAGTGTTACAGGATTCGATTTGTAGCTTGTACAATTTACAAACTTTATTGTTGTCACGTTGTAAAAAGCTTTCTCAATTACCGAAGAATATGGGACGACTAATCAATTTGCGTTACTTAGATATTGATAGGGTACCTTTGAAAGAGATGCCACAACAAATCAATCAGATGAAGTCCTTGAATTTCCTACCAAAGGTAGTATTGAGTGACAAATATAAGGATGATGGGTTTAAAATTACAGAGTTAGCAGAAGCTGAATATGTACGCGAAAGGCTTTGCATTTCAGGTTTGGAAAATATTGAGGATGCAATGGAGGCTTCAAAGGCTAATTTAAACAATAAGAAGGACCTTAAGAAGTTAACTTTGAGGTGGAACAATGATGTTGTTGGGGTTGATAGTTCGCAAAAAGAATTAGATGTACTTGATGCACTTCGACCACATACAAACTTGACATGTCTTGTGATTAAAGGTTATAGAGGTACAACATTCTCGAACTGGATTATTGACTATGCGTTTTCTAATTTAGTATCAATCAGTTTGAAAGATTGTAAAAGCTGCTTCTTTTTGCCACCACTCGGACGACTAGCTTCTCTGAAAGATCTCACAATTGAAGGATGTGACAGTGTATTGTCAATAGGTGATGAGATTGATAAGAGTTGTCCTCAATTCATTTGTTTAGAAAGTTTAACTATTAAAAATATGTTGATGTGGAAAGAATGGTCTTTTTGTACCAAAGATATTCTTGGAGAAGGTCAGACGTTCCCTCTTCTTAAAGAACTTGATTTGTCTGGTTGTCCAAAGCTAAATGTTGGGTTACCTTGTTATCTTCCGTCCCTTGAAGATCTCCATATTAAGGATTGTGAAGAAATGGAGGTTTTGCTTCCAAGAACTACTCAACAGACTCTCACAGCCCCACCCTTTCTTGCTTTTGTATTTATATCAAATTGTCCTGTGTTGGAGTCACTTCTAGATTGGGGATCACATCCGAAAGTAGAGAATATTTGTTTATGGAACACAAGATCGCTTTTTGAGAACCGTAGTAAATGGGAACTACAGAGACTCCCGTGTTTGAAAATGGTAAATATCGTTGGGTGGGAAGAGAAATCATTTCCTGAAGAAGGGCTCCTACCTATCACTCTTGATAAAATTGTAATCCAAAATTGTAGCAACCTTGAGAGCCTAAATGGCAAGGCCTTTCAACAACTCACATCCCTCACTtacttatatattaataattgtgAAAGGCTGCAGTGCCTACCAGAAGAAGGCCTGCCTAATTCCCTTTCTGATTTAGAGATATGGGATTGTCCTTTAGTAAAGCAACGGTGCGAGAAAGGAGGAGAAGATTGGCCAAAGATTCAACACATCGCAAAAGTGGAATTGGAACTCACCAAACAGAAGGGCAATTGTTTGCTTGTGTGGTGA
- the LOC115709030 gene encoding putative disease resistance RPP13-like protein 1, with translation MSEFDKSVQLDSMEILRKLKILVDQKDALGLRELGALNKPSPRPLAPLVEESDVYGRDAEKQLIVDLLLTDDVDGGNKISVIPIVGMGGVGKTTLAQLVYDDERVQSHFEVKVWVTVSDEFEISKITKEIYEGVTGNKCDTQSSDELIRRRLKEVLKGKKFLFVHDDVWNESYSLWDSLKSSFESGANGSKILVTTRSKIVASTMATGHIHHIQTLLDDDCWHLFVKHAFGNNFDENNFEELQAVGKKVVGKCKGLPLAIKCLGGFLRGERNAEKWKNVLNSDTWNNLYKKEGSILPALWLSYRHLPTHLKQCFAYCSIFPKDYEFEKENLILLWMAEGFLPMDTKSKKMEDFGKEYLEDLLSRSFFQHSSSKTNGPRLQMHDLVHDLAILVSGDFCYRLDLNRDLLGFSTNVRHVSCQGSNNNLTSLSKACCLRTFIALSLRTPLGQVSPNYSVLFEMLLTKGSCLRVLSLSNTSFEKLPDSIGNLIHLRYLDLSYTDIEELSDSICSLFNLQTLLLTWCGNLSQLPKSMRKLTKLRYLDIKGVPLNELPQGINEMKYLQILPKVLLSVKHNDDGFKITELANAEHLRGELKISGLENINDAKEASKANLKGKKDLKQLTLSWDNDVDGVDSSEEELDVLDALRPHTNMEDLVIINYRGTTFSNWISDCAFSNLVSICLKDCKSCWFLPPLGRLPSLKDLTIKGCDSVLSIGDSEMHHSSYPLFICLESLFIQDMLMWKEWSFGNKAILQGQVLPLLKSLYVNNCPKLNVGLPCYLPSLEYLHIENCEEMEVLVPRTTQQTVTASPFLMEIHIWYCPVLESLLDWGSHSKVESIWLGYTEALFENLSKWDLQKLSCLKSLYIIGWEDESFPEEGVLPITLEELDISFCSNLETLNGKAFQQLTSLQTLDIYNCPRLRCLPEEGLPTSLTRLDIDHCPLVEQRCEKEKGEDWPKIQHIPRVFV, from the coding sequence ATGTCTGAATTTGATAAATCTGTTCAGCTTGATTCCATGGAGATCCTTCGTAAGCTGAAGATTCTGGTTGATCAAAAGGATGCTCTTGGACTAAGAGAATTAGGTGCACTCAACAAACCTTCACCAAGGCCGCTTGCTCCTCTGGTGGAGGAATCTGATGTTTATGGGAGGGATGCTGAAAAACAACTCATTGTTGATTTGTTACTAACGGATGATGTTGATGGTGGTAATAAGATTTCTGTGATCCCGATTGTCGGGATGGGTGGTGTGGGCAAAACCACTCTTGCACAACTTGTTTATGATGATGAAAGAGTTCAAAGTCATTTTGAGGTAAAAGTATGGGTTACTGTATCAGATGAGTTTGAGATTTCAAAGATAACGAAAGAGATCTATGAAGGGGTCACTGGCAACAAATGTGATACTCAGAGCTCAGACGAATTGATTAGAAGGAGATTGAAGGAAGTATTGAAGGGGAAGAAGTTTCTGTTTGTTCACGATGATGTGTGGAACGAGTCTTATTCTTTGTGGGACAGTTTGAAGAGTTCTTTTGAGTCTGGAGCAAATGGAAGTAAGATTCTTGTGACTACCCGAAGCAAAATTGTGGCCTCTACTATGGCCACTGGACATATTCATCATATACAAACTTTGTTGGATGATGATTGTTGGCACTTATTTGTCAAACATGCATTTGGTAATAATTTTGATGAGAACAACTTTGAAGAGTTGCAAGCGGTTGGAAAAAAAGTAGTGGGCAAGTGCAAAGGTCTTCCCTTGGCAATAAAATGCCTTGGTGGATTTTTACGTGGTGAACGAAATGCTGAAAAATGGAAGAACGTACTCAATAGCGACACATGGAACAATCTGTACAAAAAGGAGGGTTCCATTCTTCCAGCTTTATGGTTGAGCTATCGTCACTTACCTACACATCTCAAGCAGTGCTTTGCATATTGTTCCATATTTCCTAAAGATTAtgaatttgaaaaagaaaatttgatTTTGTTATGGATGGCTGAAGGTTTTCTTCCAATGGATACAAAAAGTAAAAAGATGGAGGACTTTGGAAAGGAATACCTTGAAGATCTCTTATCACGGTCCTTCTTTCAACATTCAAGTAGTAAGACGAATGGACCCCGTCTCCAAATGCATGACCTCGTACATGATTTAGCCATACTTGTATCAGGTGACTTTTGTTACAGATTAGACTTGAACCGTGATTTACTTGGCTTTTCAACAAATGTTCGTCATGTGTCATGTCAGGGGAGCAATAACAACCTTACTAGTTTGAGTAAAGCTTGTTGTCTGCGTACCTTTATAGCATTGTCATTGCGGACACCACTTGGACAAGTCTCTCCAAACTACTCGGTCCTCTTTGAGATGTTGCTTACAAAGGGAAGTTGTTTAAGAGTGCTTTCTTTGAGCAATACTTCTTTCGAGAAGTTACCTGATTCAATTGGCAATCTGATACATTTAAGGTATTTGGATTTGTCTTATACTGACATTGAAGAGTTATCTGATTCGATTTGTAGTTTGTTCAATTTACAAACTTTATTGTTGACATGGTGTGGAAACCTTTCTCAATTACCAAAGAGTATGAGAAAATTGACCAAGTTGCGTTACTTAGATATTAAAGGTGTACCTTTGAATGAGCTGCCACAAGGAATCAATGAGATGAAATACTTGCAAATCTTACCAAAGGTATTATTGAGTGTCAAGCATAATGATGATGGGTTTAAAATTACAGAGTTAGCAAATGCTGAACATCTACGTGGAGAGCTTAAGATTTCTGGTCTGGAAAATATTAATGATGCGAAGGAGGCTTCAAAAGCTAATTTAAAGGGTAAGAAGGACCTTAAGCAACTAACTTTGAGTTGGGACAATGATGTTGATGGGGTTGATAGTTCGGAAGAAGAATTAGATGTACTTGACGCACTTCGACCCCATACAAACATGGAGGATCTTGTGATTATAAACTATAGAGGCACAACATTCTCGAACTGGATTAGTGATTGTGCATTTTCTAATTTAGTATCAATCTGTTTGAAAGATTGTAAAAGCTGCTGGTTTTTGCCACCACTCGGACGACTACCTTCTCTGAAAGATCTCACAATTAAAGGATGTGATAGTGTGCTGTCAATAGGTGATTCTGAGATGCATCACAGCAGTTATCCTCTATTCATTTGTTTAGAAAGTTTATTTATTCAAGATATGTTGATGTGGAAAGAATGGTCATTTGGTAATAAAGCCATTCTTCAAGGTCAAGTATTACCTCTTCTAAAATCGCTTTATGTGAATAATTGTCCCAAGCTTAATGTTGGGTTACCTTGTTATCTTCCATCCTTGGAGTATCTCCATATTGAGAATTGTGAAGAAATGGAGGTTTTGGTTCCGAGAACTACTCAACAGACTGTCACAGCTTCACCCTTTCTTATGGAGATACATATATGGTATTGTCCAGTGTTGGAGTCACTTCTAGATTGGGGATCACACTCCAAAGTAGAGAGTATTTGGTTAGGGTACACAGAAGCACTTTTTGAGAACCTTAGTAAATGGGATCTGCAGAAACTCTCATGTTTGAAATCCCTATATATCATTGGGTGGGAAGATGAATCGTTTCCTGAGGAAGGGGTCCTTCCTATCACTCTTGAGGAACTTGACATCAGTTTTTGTAGCAACCTTGAGACCCTAAACGGGAAGGCCTTTCAACAACTCACATCCCTTCAGACATTGGATATTTATAATTGTCCAAGGCTGCGGTGTTTGCCAGAAGAAGGGCTGCCTACATCTCTTACTCGTTTAGATATAGACCATTGTCCTTTGGTAGAGCAACGGTGTGAGAAAGAGAAAGGAGAAGATTGGCCTAAAATTCAACACATCCCACGAGTGTTCGTATGA
- the LOC115709454 gene encoding putative disease resistance RPP13-like protein 1, whose translation MATEHVHHLQTLLDDDCWQLFVKHAFGDNFDQNNFKELQVLGKPIVDKCKGLPLAIKSLGGLLRSEGNARKWEDILNSDTWEELYKKEGSILSALWLSYRHLPTHLKQCFAYCSIFPKDYEFEREKLILLWMAEGFLPMDTKSKKMEEFGKEYLEDLLSRSFFQNSSKNESLLQMHDLVHDLAILVSGDFCSRLDLSHDLLGFSTNIRHVSYKGKSDNLNKLTSLSKASCLRSCLNCYVKSELVSNSFIQLSII comes from the coding sequence ATGGCCACTGAACATGTTCATCATCTACAAACTTTGTTGGATGATGATTGTTGGCAATTATTTGTCAAACATGCCTTTGGAGATAATTTTGACCAGAATAACTTCAAAGAGTTGCAAGTACTTGGCAAACCAATAGTGGACAAGTGCAAAGGTCTTCCGTTAGCAATAAAATCTCTTGGTGGATTGCTACGTTCAGAAGGTAATGCCAGGAAATGGGAGGACATACTTAACAGTGACACATGGGAAGAGTTGTACAAGAAGGAGGGTTCCATTCTTTCAGCTTTATGGTTGAGCTATCGTCACTTGCCTACACATCTCAAGCAATGTTTTGCGTATTGTTCCATCTTTCCTAAAGATTATGAATTTGAAAGAGaaaaattgattttgttatgGATGGCAGAAGGATTTTTGCCAATGGATACGAAAAGTAAAAAGATGGAGGAATTTGGAAAGGAATACCTTGAAGATCTCTTATCAAGGTCCTTCTTTCAAAATTCAAGTAAGAATGAATCCCTTCTCCAAATGCATGACCTCGTACATGATCTAGCCATACTTGTATCAGGTGATTTTTGTTCCAGATTAGACTTGAGCCATGATTTACTTGGCTTTTCAACAAATATTCGTCATGTGTCATATAAGGGAAAGTCGGACAATCTTAACAAACTTACCAGTTTGAGTAAAGCTAGTTGTCTGCGTAGCTGCTTAAATTGTTATGTCAAATCGGAGCTGGTATCGAACTCCTTCATCCAGCTTTCGATTATATGA
- the LOC115709335 gene encoding putative pentatricopeptide repeat-containing protein At1g02420 — translation MVAAMVEHISSKSWAFRFRYLSQNSVLLSSRVFCSESRATSSNEVETVYGIISSSQSSSNLKQLLKSSQVCLSNDLIDKVLKRVRFGHANPLQTFEFFNYTGNRKGFFHSAFSLDTMLYILGRSRMFDKIWDVLDDVRHKDRTIITSRTIMVVLARVAKVCSVRQTVESFRRFKRVVSEFDTDCFNALLRALCQEKSMTDARNVYHSLKHSFRPNLQTFNILLSGWKSSDEAEGFFEEMKLMGVKPDIVSYNCLIDVYCKAREIDKAYKVVEKMREEDIMPDVFTHTSIIGGLGLVGQPDKARDVLKEMKEDGCYPDVAAYNAVIRNFCIAKRLGEAYGLMDEMASKGLSPNATTYNLLFRVFYWSNDLTSSWNLYGRMMKMECLPNTQSCMFLIRLFKRHERVEMALVLWSDMVEKGFGSYMLVSDVLFDLLCDLGKLVEAERCFLQMVEKGQKPSNVSFRRICVLMELANKQDSLQNLTQKMAMFGTVINPCNNSVSVDVSTLTHSPHN, via the coding sequence ATGGTGGCTGCAATGGTTGAACACATTTCATCCAAATCATGGGCATTCAGATTCAGGTACTTGTCACAAAACTCAGTTTTGTTAAGCTCTCGTGTATTCTGTTCCGAAAGCAGGGCAACCTCAAGCAACGAGGTTGAGACTGTTTATGGCATTATAAGTAGCTCCCAGTCCTCAAGTAACTTGAAGCAATTGTTGAAATCGAGTCAGGTTTGCCTCTCAAACGATTTGATAGACAAGGTTTTGAAAAGAGTCAGATTTGGCCATGCCAACCCTTTGcaaacttttgaatttttcaattaCACTGGAAATAGAAAAGGGTTTTTCCACAGTGCTTTTTCTTTGGATACCATGCTTTATATCTTAGGAAGAAGCCGTATGTTTGACAAAATTTGGGATGTTTTGGATGATGTGAGACATAAAGATCGAACGATAATAACCTCACGCACGATTATGGTTGTTTTAGCTAGAGTTGCTAAAGTGTGTTCTGTTAGGCAGACTGTGGAATCTTTTAGAAGATTCAAAAGGGTTGTCTCCGAGTTTGATACAGATTGTTTCAATGCTTTGTTAAGAGCATTGTGTCAGGAGAAGAGTATGACAGATGCGAGGAATGTATATCACAGTTTGAAGCATAGCTTTAGGCCTAATttgcaaacattcaatatatTGTTATCTGGGTGGAAATCATCAGACGAAGCCGAGGGGTTCTTTGAGGAGATGAAGTTGATGGGTGTGAAACCTGATATTGTGTCATACAATTGCCTTATTGATGTTTATTGTAAAGCTAGAGAAATTGACAAGGCTTATAAGGTGGTTGAGAAAATGCGCGAGGAGGATATAATGCCCGATGTATTTACACATACTAGTATCATTGGGGGATTGGGTTTGGTTGGCCAGCCAGATAAAGCTAGAGATGTTTTGAAGGAAATGAAGGAAGACGGTTGTTACCCGGATGTTGCAGCCTACAATGCCGTGATTAGAAACTTTTGCATTGCAAAGAGGCTTGGTGAAGCTTACGGTTTGATGGATGAAATGGCGAGCAAGGGTTTGAGTCCAAACGCAACCACTTATAATCTTCTCTTTAGAGTGTTTTATTGGTCGAATGACTTGACAAGCTCTTGGAATTTGTATGGAAGGATGATGAAGATGGAGTGCCTACCCAACACACAGTCTTGTATGTTCTTAATTAGGTTGTTTAAGAGACATGAAAGAGTGGAGATGGCATTGGTATTGTGGAGTGATATGGTGGAGAAGGGTTTTGGGTCCTACATGTTGGTTTCTGATGTTTTGTTTGATTTGCTTTGTGATTTGGGAAAGTTGGTGGAAGCAGAGAGGTGCTTCTTGCAGATGGTAGAAAAGGGCCAGAAGCCAAGTAATGTTAGTTTCAGACGAATATGTGTGCTTATGGAACTGGCAAACAAGCAAGATAGCCTACAGAATTTGACACAGAAAATGGCCATGTTTGGCACAGTAATCAATCCTTGTAATAATAGTGTTAGTGTAGATGTTTCAACTCTCACTCATTCCCCTCATAATTGA